The following is a genomic window from Planctomycetia bacterium.
GGGCGTCTTGATATTGGGGTTTCCGTAACAGCCCAGCCGATCGGCGCGGGTTGTGTCGAGCGTGACCAGCAAGACGTTGGCGCCGGCCAATTCGCCTTTCGCGCTGGGGATCGTTTCGGCGGGCTTCAGCTCCTTGGGCAACTGAAGCGGAATCGGTTGCACCGGCTCATACAACAGTGCAAAGGTCGCGGGAGAATACCAGGCAACTACGCGTATCACCAAGAGTACGGCGGCCGTCCCAAGTAGTCCGAGGCTTATGACCCATTGCCACCAGGCACGGGGGCGACGCTGCACCACCGCTGACGAATTTGTCGACGGAGACTCTGCCATTTCAACTACCTCTTATTGCTATCAGGTCCCCGCTCTCATCGAATTATCGGCTATTTTGCAACAGACGATGGACGAAGACCAACCTGGGCAAATCGAAGACTCAAACCCTCTCGGTCGGATTCGCCCCCCCGCATCTTGAGTAGATCTGTGATCCGTGTCACCTATGGCCTCGAGCAACATCAAACCCGAGGCCGCCAAATCGGCATGCGCCGAAACTCATCCCATGTGAAAATTAACCGCTTTCACGGTCCGTAGCAAATCCTGAAGGAACCTGGGAACCTGGGAGCATGGGAACCTGAGAGCCTGGCAAGCCGACCGGTGGTCGGCAGACTTGGTAGGTAAGCAGGGACGGAATGCGTTCAGTTCTCCCTAAAAAGGTCACCAAAAAAGAAACCCCGCTTCTCGCCTGAATCAGCGAAAAGCGGGGTCTGAAAGTCTCTTAACCACCTTCAGTACGAATCGATCAAAGCTTCACGATCCGCGAACTGAGACGGTATTGAACTTCAATTAGGCCTTGCGGCGTCGCAGAGCGAGGAGACCACCGATGGCCAGAATGCCGATCGTGGCCGGCTCAGGCACGCCCTGCAGGGTGAAGTTCATGTGACCGGAAGCGATCGGGGTCGAAATCGGGCTGCCGGGGGTGAACCCGAACTGACCGAAAGTCTGGGCCGAACCGCGGAAGCGAGCGTTCTGAGCCACGCCACCCGTGGAGGTCGGGGCATCGCCGTTCATCTGGCCGCCGGGGCCGCCGAACATCTGCGTGGCTGCACCACCACCGCCACCGAAGGCAACGGCCATCCAGAAATTGCCGCTCGCGGGAACAGCAATCTGCGGGAAACCGAAGCCACCGATGTAGAAGCCGACGCCAACGGTCGGATAGGCAAAGGCCGCGATCGTTGCGCCGATCGAGGTCCAGTTGCCGCCCGGGTTGGTGAAGAACGCAATAGTCACCGGCTGGTCGGTCTGAGTCGCATTAGGGGTGTTGTACCACAGGAGCTGGGCACCGGAAATCGCCGTGTAGTTAGGGGCGAGCGTGACATCGTTCAGGAGGAACGCGCCAGGCGCCATGTAAGGGGACGCGCCAGGAAGATAGCTGGCCGGACCGTCAAGGCCGAACTGTCCCAGC
Proteins encoded in this region:
- a CDS encoding PEP-CTERM sorting domain-containing protein, with protein sequence MKKVLMVVALVGMVAAPAFAGISPLNPTVLDSSFVQQANMNSKVNPVVPRGTLLGYLQNSPANAFDHMLGQFGLDGPASYLPGASPYMAPGAFLLNDVTLAPNYTAISGAQLLWYNTPNATQTDQPVTIAFFTNPGGNWTSIGATIAAFAYPTVGVGFYIGGFGFPQIAVPASGNFWMAVAFGGGGGAATQMFGGPGGQMNGDAPTSTGGVAQNARFRGSAQTFGQFGFTPGSPISTPIASGHMNFTLQGVPEPATIGILAIGGLLALRRRKA